tgtcaatgacactgactcaactccagccactttaataatgggaattgatgggaaattatgtaaatatatcactagccactttaaacaatgctaccttatataatgttacttaccctacattattcatctcatatgcatacgtatatactgtactctatatcatcgactgcatccttatgtaatacatgtatcactagccactttaactatgccactttgtttacatactcatctcatatgttatactgtactcgatatcatctactgtatcttgcctatgctgctctgtaccatcactcattcatatatccttatgtacatattctttatccccttacactgtgtataagacagtagttttttggaattgttagttagattacttgttcgttattactgcattgtcggaactagaagcacaagcaattcactacattcgcattaacatctgctaaccatgtgtatgtgacaaataacatttgatttgatttgatttgatttgatttgaattgaattacctcacaggattgtgatagagctcatataattaaagatggactttgataactaactctgacttgtgttgtggtttgctcccatgatttggtaaatagaggacatttccacgacacaGGCCTGAGCCTTGTACccggaggtctcttttttggttTTCGAGACAacatcataagccccgagccttcttgatgctcggCATCTGGTGACGCCGTtctggtcatagcattggctacaacctcacttactgtatttttagccgctgattttaaatgtggtttggctatgctgaggcCTCTCTACATAAACAGTACAACCATCCTAAAGAGGTTAcgaaatatacctcctatccccgaaccgtACATGGTCGGGGATCCATAATAGCCGGGTAAATCATTAACCACTTGAGCAACATAGTATGAGACATAGCGGTTAGGGTCGAGATGTTGGTGGTCCATAACCcttttaatttatttgtattatgtttctataaatatatatataatactaatGTAGAGAGGTTTttgtgggtctaaagtggagttttacaatcgttttacgaTAAGTAAATTCGATGtgttcgttctgatccgttttaagctcaaccagaatgttttcaatatatttcTTGTTTATACGTCATAGTTGACAGTGACTATATCGCCATCCTTTCTGTCTATATGAACTGCTCTCAGGAGGGACACACAACTGTCTCTGACCCTTTGATAGGATATGATCTCGGGAtacacaaatatgttgtaaaatcctgcatgtatatccgcagggaatgggaataatttatctttcacatacgtccattgaattgggacccatccccaacatgtaggctaAATTACGCTGGTTTTTATACCCCCACCAGCATCCCCTGAGATGTGTACATGTTTATGTATAGGGTTGTAGATCAAGAGTATTTCCATATTGTTCTGGGTTAGGAGTTCATTCAattctgagacgatcctgtcgatgGTTCTATAGAatccttttttaagcttaataagttttgCAGGTTCCGATATCCTTTTGCAATAATAATCACTGTCCTTATccttgatattataccaactatgtaATCTcactgagacctacttcccaggcCTCTAACtatataggctttggaaaattggttgtataattCGAACTTTAGTTATTACGATATATGTgcagacgcattactggggagagtcaggtagaagccgctgtgttccgtGATGCACtcctgtgtacacgcgaatgatgctgTATTTATCATGCATGAGGGTATaaaaacttcttatggtataggggacgcttggccaaaagccaggaaAAATGctgcgcggcaaattcaaataaaattatataaaaatctaactttcattaaatcacacatgtaagatactaaattaaagctacactcgttgtgaatccagccaacatgtcagatttttaaaaggcttttcggcgaaagcacaagaagctattatctgatgatagcacaacagtaaacaaagagagtagcatatttcaaccctgcagaaataaaatataaaacatgccttacctgcgacgagcttcttttgttggcactccaaaatgtcccataaacatcacaattggtccctttgtttgattaattccatccatatatatccaaaatgtccatttatttggcgcgtttgatccagaaaaaacagcttccaaattgtgcaacgtcactacaaaatatttcaaaagtgcctgtaaactttgccaaaacttttcaaactacttttgtaatacagctTGTATTGCTAAACGTTAATAttcaatcaaattgaagacgggtctatctgtgttcaatacaggaagacaacaaaccaagctacttttcaagtctcgcgcaactctcaacagtgttacgaaGTTCCTAGATGGCCATACTGTTTCactgcacaaaggaataacctcaaccaaattcaaaagactggtgacatccagtggaagcggtaggaactgaaaacaagtcccgaagaaatatcgtttcccaatgagaaaacactgaacagagacctcaaaaaaaaatattccaaaaggTTAGTCCTCatggttttgcctgctacataagttctgttatactcacagacatgattcaaactgttttagaaacttcagtgtgctttatatccaaatctactaataatatgtatatcttatattcttggcctGAGttgcaggaagttgaaattggacacgctatttatccaaaagtgaaaatgctgccccttataccttaagaagttaattaAGGGCACTCCTCTTATTGTTAAAGCAGTCCTTTGGGTATCAGGGCGTGGTTGACGCAGCCGTGTACTTAGTTTCCTTCGGGGGCTGACCCTTCTGAGGATGTACCTTTTTGGGGTGCCTTTGAATCATAATCCTcaggattcgtatatattatgcactccctaattgagtgtttgtaaacttctgacccactgggaatgtgatgaaagaaataaaacctgaaataaataattttctctactattattctgccttttcacattctcaaaataaagtggtgatcctaaatgacctaagacagggaatttttacttggattaaatgtcaggaatttttttaaactgtttttaAATGGATTTGGCTAAGGCAAatgtaaaattccgacttcaactgaaagGCAACGTGCCAAGAGGACTAGACTGTAGGGGAAATATAAGAGAGGAAGCTTAACAAGAGGACTAGACTGTAGAATAAATCCTGTGTACTGCCAGTGTGCCAAGAGGACTAACTGTAGAGGATTAACTGTATAGAGCCAGCATACCAAGAAGACAAGACTGTTGGATAAATACTGTGTAGATCCAGCTTGCCAAGAGGTCTAGACTGTAGAGGAAATATAAGAGAGGCTCATGGTTATTGTGTGTCTAATGTATGTTTATGTCTATCTTAACCATTACAGTCAACGTAGTTCTGATGTTGGTGCATCTCTATAGCTGAAAGAAGCAGGACTGACTGGGTGAGCAGAGCAGCTTCTAGCCCCTCCCTCCTTGACATGGCCATACCCACAGTGTGGCCCCCAGAGGAATCCCCACAGAGGTACGGTGGGTATTTAACCCAGACAAGAGAGGTATCCTGACATATATGGGTCTGTGTGGCGTTGTATTACTCCATACCTTCTACACATCAGGGGAATGAGGCTCTCTCCAGCTCCTGCTCTGGATCCAAGTCTGGCTGGTAGTCTGGTTCTACTACATCTAGCTGTGGTGGCTGGTAGGCTTGCCTTGCTCtcatctgcctctgtctctgcctctgggCTGGAGTCTGTCAGATGCAGGCTCCAAGGCACCCCTCGACCTCCGGCGTTCTCCCAGGACGGGGACTTTGTCATCGGGGGTGTTTTCTCCATTCATTACTATATGCACACTGTGGATCACAGCTACACCAGCCTGCCTGAGCCCCTGCAGTGCACAGGGAGGTCAGTGAGCGCAAGAGGGAGCAGGGGACAGGACTGTGGCTGTGTGGGAAGACAGATAAATTGTGTTttaaagacagagaaacagtgtgTTTAAAGATTGATAAACAGTGTGTTTAAATACCGATAAACAGTGTGTTTAAAGACAGATAAACAATGTTTTTAAAGACAGGTCAACAGTGTTTTAAAGACCATaatcagtgtgtttgtgtctgagagAGTAGGTAAAGACTACTCTTACAAAGGATCACATTTTCAATTGCAGGCTATACTACAATGTCCTCAATTACAGACAACAAAAGTGTAGACATATAGACGGTATGCAAATGATACTAGATATTAGGCTGTTTGCCATGGTAACATTCTATAGTCTAGTTCATCATTCATCAGGAGGTGCTCACTGACCCATATTCTATTTACAGTATGGATTCCCGTGAGTTGCGCTTCTCCCGCGCCATGATCTTCGCAGTTGAGGAGATAAACAACAGTTCGTACCTTCTACCGGGTATCATGCTTGGTTATCAAGTGCACGACTCCTGCAACTTGGTCCCTATGGCCGTGAAAGTGGCCTTCCAGCTGGCTAACGGCCTGGACCCCATGTTTGATACCGGAGAACAGTGCTCAGGGTCGGCTACAGTGACAGCTATCGTTGGCGAGTCTGCCTCCACGCCTACAATCAGCATGTTGCGCATCATTGGCCCTTTCGGCATTCCTCAGGTAAACTTCTATGAAAAGAAATCATTCAGCCTCTTTTAATTTACTGTATTTCTACTGTATATTCTCCTATCTTTCAGGAATGAGTTCAACTTTTAATTTACTGTATTCCTAGTGtatatcctcctctctttcaggaatatacatttctgtttgaaaatatggagagaaaGGCATTTGAACATAGACTGAGAACTATGAGTCTGGAGAACATCTAGAGGCATTAAAACATGGTCTGAGGACTATctttcataggctaggttgttaTGGGAGACCAgggattggtgtcacagttttgtgTATCCTTTTCATTCTGGCCTAATGAAAAACAATAGTTTggcttattattattaatatctcCCCTCcctaacattttttttattccacctttatttaaccaggtaagctagttgagaacaagttatcatttgcaactgcgaactggccaagataaggcCAACATCAAACTACACAGCTAAAGAAAATAGCAGGAAGTAGCCAATACATTAGAGTTGTGAGGCAGACATGATGATCTTTCTCATGTTTTCGATTGTCTGTTTTTACCTAGGTGAGCCACTCTTCCACCTGTGCGTGTCTGAGTGATAAGAAACAGTATCCAACCTTCTTCAGAACCATCCCCAGTGATCAGTTCCAGGCTGCCGCTCTGGCCCACCTCATCAGGCACTTCGGCTGGACCTGGATTGGGGCGGTCCGTTCCGACTCTGACTACGGTAATTACGGGATGGCTGCTTTCCTGCAGGCAGCACAAGAGGAAGGTATCTGTGTGGAGTATTCTGAAGCCTTCTCCCTTACCAACCCACTCAGTAGAGTGCAACGGGTGGCTGACGTGATCCGCAGGTGATCCATGATTACTTGGGAACTTCAACAAGTGTTGATTAATACTAATGTTCATGTTCACTTCACTGAGACATTCCAGTAAATGACAAACATGACCAGCATATTAAGCATATGATATAATCATGTTCCCCAGCTCCACAGCCCGGGTGGTGGTTGCATTCGTATCCTCTTGGGACATGAGAATCCTGCTGAGGGAGATGGAACgccttccctctccacccctccagtgGATCGGGAGCGAGTCCTGGGTCACTGAACCAGAGATGCTGCATTTCGGCCTGTGTGCCGGGACCATCGGAATTGGCATCCAACGCTCTGTCATCCCGGGCCTCAGGGACTTCCTCCTGGACCTCTCCCCACAGAAGGTGTCCAACTCTCCCCTGCTCACTGAGTTCTGGGAAGCAGCCTTTGGCTGTAGGCTGGGTATaggtatctatctatctgtccgtCCGTCgtccatccgtctgtctgtctgtctgtctgtctgtctctctgtctctctctctctctgtctgtctgtagggaccTCTACAGGTGTTGGGGTTGAGGAGAAGGTGTGTGATGGCAGTGAGGATATACAGCAGCTACAGGCCCCCTACACAGATACATCCCAGCTGCGTGTCACTAACATGGTGTATAAAGCTGTTTATGCCATAGCACACGCCATCCACAGCATTGTTTGTGAAGAGAGAGAAAACTCCACTGTGAACTGTGACAAAAACCTTAATGTGAAGCCAACACAGGTGAATGACAAGTCTGTAGTATCATTTCCTGATAAATATGTTTATATAGACAACATGTATGAAGGCCTAGGAGTTCTCGTTATACTTTACAACTTCTTCTGAAGTAACACTTCTGATAAATATGAGGTGAATTAatgttctgtttctctctccatctatcttcccttctctccttatctctctttcATATTTCttcccctttctccatctctcatctctctattctcctctctccatctatctctccatctctcatcctctcatcctctatctcttctcttcccttatCTCCatttctcttcacctctctccttctctctccttctctctcgtcccctctttctctctcccttgacCTTCCAACCCCGAGGTCCTGGAGAGATTGAGGAGGGTGAACTTCTCTCGTAACGGGTACCAGGTGTCTTTCGATGCCAACGGGGACCCAGTGGCCACCTATGAGCTGGTCAACTGGCAGATACAGGAGAGTGGGAAGATGGAGTTTGTGACAGTGGGGCGCTATGATGGGTCTCTGCCTCTTGACCAGAGGCTTGACATCGAGAGGGAAATCATCTGGGTAAAAAACAGTACACAAGTACCTGTGTCAGTGTGCAGTGAGAGCTGTCCCCCAGGCACTCGTAAGGCTGTACAGAAAGGAAAGCCTGTATGCTGTTATGACTGTATCCAATGTGCAGAGGGAGAAATAAGTGATAACACAGGTAGGACTATAGGAACAGTTGGCAAAATTGTGTAGTAATTTCTATCACGGTTTGTTCATATTACCAGCACTGCAAAGGTTGTGCCTGTCAATCATGTTCCTATTCTTATTATCTTATGTAAGCTGTACATTAATTAAACCTTCTTTATTGTAAACTTATAAAGTGCAGCATTGTGGGACATgtatttgtaaataaataaaacctgaATCTATTATTATTAACATTTGATGTCTGTTGTTTTGTCCTGGTCAGATTCTTCAGACTGTCTGATCTGTCCCGAGGAGTACTGGCCCAACGCTGAGAGAGACCGCTGTATCCTTAAGCCTGTAGAGTTCCTGTCCTTCCACGAGGTTCTCGGAATCATCCTGACCGTCTG
Above is a window of Oncorhynchus kisutch isolate 150728-3 linkage group LG18, Okis_V2, whole genome shotgun sequence DNA encoding:
- the LOC116352886 gene encoding extracellular calcium-sensing receptor-like isoform X1; translated protein: MRLSPAPALDPSLAGSLVLLHLAVVAGRLALLSSASVSASGLESVRCRLQGTPRPPAFSQDGDFVIGGVFSIHYYMHTVDHSYTSLPEPLQCTGSMDSRELRFSRAMIFAVEEINNSSYLLPGIMLGYQVHDSCNLVPMAVKVAFQLANGLDPMFDTGEQCSGSATVTAIVGESASTPTISMLRIIGPFGIPQVSHSSTCACLSDKKQYPTFFRTIPSDQFQAAALAHLIRHFGWTWIGAVRSDSDYGNYGMAAFLQAAQEEGICVEYSEAFSLTNPLSRVQRVADVIRSSTARVVVAFVSSWDMRILLREMERLPSPPLQWIGSESWVTEPEMLHFGLCAGTIGIGIQRSVIPGLRDFLLDLSPQKVSNSPLLTEFWEAAFGCRLGIGIYLSVRPSSIRLSVCLSVCLSVSLSLCLSVGTSTGVGVEEKVCDGSEDIQQLQAPYTDTSQLRVTNMVYKAVYAIAHAIHSIVCEERENSTVNCDKNLNVKPTQVLERLRRVNFSRNGYQVSFDANGDPVATYELVNWQIQESGKMEFVTVGRYDGSLPLDQRLDIEREIIWVKNSTQVPVSVCSESCPPGTRKAVQKGKPVCCYDCIQCAEGEISDNTDSSDCLICPEEYWPNAERDRCILKPVEFLSFHEVLGIILTVCSVGGALLAIATAAVFYRHRNSAIVRANNSELSFLLLFSLALCFLCSLTFIGRPSEWSCMLRHTAFGITFVLCISCVLGKTIVVLMAFRATLPASNVMKWFGPQQQRLTVVSFTFVQAMICTLWLVLSPPFPIKNLTTYKEKIILECDVGSAIGFWAVLGYIGLLSLLCFVLAFLARKLPDNFNEAKFITFSMLIFCAVWITFIPAYVSSPGKLTVAVEIFAIITSSFGLFFLLFVPKCFIILFRPEKNTKKHLMEKTSNDIRY
- the LOC116352886 gene encoding extracellular calcium-sensing receptor-like isoform X2, giving the protein MRLSPAPALDPSLAGSLVLLHLAVVAGRLALLSSASVSASGLESVRCRLQGTPRPPAFSQDGDFVIGGVFSIHYYMHTVDHSYTSLPEPLQCTGSMDSRELRFSRAMIFAVEEINNSSYLLPGIMLGYQVHDSCNLVPMAVKVAFQLANGLDPMFDTGEQCSGSATVTAIVGESASTPTISMLRIIGPFGIPQVSHSSTCACLSDKKQYPTFFRTIPSDQFQAAALAHLIRHFGWTWIGAVRSDSDYGNYGMAAFLQAAQEEGICVEYSEAFSLTNPLSRVQRVADVIRSSTARVVVAFVSSWDMRILLREMERLPSPPLQWIGSESWVTEPEMLHFGLCAGTIGIGIQRSVIPGLRDFLLDLSPQKVSNSPLLTEFWEAAFGCRLGIGTSTGVGVEEKVCDGSEDIQQLQAPYTDTSQLRVTNMVYKAVYAIAHAIHSIVCEERENSTVNCDKNLNVKPTQVLERLRRVNFSRNGYQVSFDANGDPVATYELVNWQIQESGKMEFVTVGRYDGSLPLDQRLDIEREIIWVKNSTQVPVSVCSESCPPGTRKAVQKGKPVCCYDCIQCAEGEISDNTDSSDCLICPEEYWPNAERDRCILKPVEFLSFHEVLGIILTVCSVGGALLAIATAAVFYRHRNSAIVRANNSELSFLLLFSLALCFLCSLTFIGRPSEWSCMLRHTAFGITFVLCISCVLGKTIVVLMAFRATLPASNVMKWFGPQQQRLTVVSFTFVQAMICTLWLVLSPPFPIKNLTTYKEKIILECDVGSAIGFWAVLGYIGLLSLLCFVLAFLARKLPDNFNEAKFITFSMLIFCAVWITFIPAYVSSPGKLTVAVEIFAIITSSFGLFFLLFVPKCFIILFRPEKNTKKHLMEKTSNDIRY